A DNA window from Halanaerobiales bacterium contains the following coding sequences:
- a CDS encoding FMN-binding protein, whose translation MKSYWKIILFFVLVIIVISGGLFYYMSRGLDSGSELPINNVNLSDLEDGTYTGTYQGGRWSNTVEVTIKDNKILDIKVTDDVMISQSEVMDKILNRVIDRQRVDVDVISEATVTSKAYLKAIERALSK comes from the coding sequence ATGAAATCATACTGGAAAATAATTTTATTTTTTGTACTGGTTATAATTGTTATTAGTGGTGGGCTATTTTATTATATGAGTCGTGGTCTTGATTCAGGAAGTGAACTTCCAATAAATAATGTTAATCTTTCTGATTTAGAAGATGGGACTTATACAGGTACTTATCAAGGAGGTAGATGGTCAAATACAGTTGAAGTTACTATTAAAGATAATAAGATATTAGATATTAAAGTAACAGATGATGTGATGATTTCTCAATCAGAGGTAATGGATAAAATTTTGAATCGGGTTATAGACAGGCAAAGAGTAGATGTAGATGTGATTTCAGAAGCAACAGTTACCAGTAAAGCTTATTTGAAAGCTATTGAAAGAGCATTGAGCAAATAA